The genomic window TATTGTTATTTACTTCACTTTTTATTCTTGTAGGTTTTAAACAAAAGAGCGTTTGTCAATTTAGAGCATCCACATGGTCTAGTCTTTTAATGTTTTAAGTGATCAAATATAACATCTTTGGAACGCATTAAATATTCAAACAATATAAtattcttaatttaatttagactTAGTTCAAATTCCCCTCACATTCTCTCCATCTCGGTTTCCCATTTTATagactttacttattttttttgtcgaaCTTTATATTAAGAGGCTCTACTATATTTTCTTTGGTTAcaatagagaaaaaaatgaaaaagaaaaaattactcCCGGATGAAAACTACATCCTGCGCATCAGCGAGAAGAGGCATAGAGAGTTCATTAGGAGGTGAAGTAATTTTCACTAATGGCAAGTTAGAGAGAGCACTCATCTTGGCTAGCACATCCGCACAAGCATTATCCTCTCGGAGCGTATGTTCCACAACCACATCCCAATCTTTATCAACTAGTTGACGGATGCTAAAGATTTCATTCGCAAACCGGTGATGAGCCGAGACTCCTTCCCGGATTAAATTAACTGCCCGAAGCGAATCTGAGAAGCAAATGATTCTTCTGAACTCATTCTCCCAACAAATTTGTAAGCCATGTAGCACCGCCATAAGCTCGGCGAATAAAATGCTCTGAACTGTTGCAACACCgtaaaaacccaaaataaagtCACCATTATTATTACGCAACAGCCCACCATACCCGGCTGTATTTGTAGTGCCCAACAAGCTACCATCCACGTTAAGACATGTGGTTCCTTCTGTAAGCCTAGACCATGCTACTATAATCTTGGATTGACAAAAGTGATCGTTGacacttattaaaaataaatagttaagtacatttaatttttggttttattatttttggttgaCACTAATATGtgataactttttattttggttttacacttattaaaaataaatagttaagtacatttaattttcttaatattatgtaaaaaaaattatatttactaatttaccCCTAATACCATCTAGTAACGCATACTCACAACATTAAGTAAATACTAATGTAAtaacatttttgaaaaaataccaTTAAATATGAATAGAATTATggatttacttatatttaagtccaaaaaaattatgaaaacttttgtttataaacaaaataagagactagtaattaattatttttgtacacGTGAgctttaactcagttggtaggaacatcaatattttatatgcaggggccgggattcgaaccctgaacacttatccatctttaaagtgGAATTTAAAGTCACTAGACAACctgacaaaaaacaaaaactatttgtataaaaaaaaaatatatttttgtctgTTAAATAGCCTAATGACTAAAATATTACATAAACTATCTCTACCGATTAAATTATTCTCTCAATTACTACTTAATTAACAATTTTTAATTATCTACAACATAAGATTTGacatgaatttttttgaataaatgatTAACAAAGGATAGTAGCCGGTAAGACAGTGCCACCAACCACCAATCCTCACAGTCACACAGATCTATCACTATACATCTATAAATAATCACAATACATCTCCTCCCATTCCGCGCTTCTTCTTCATTcattctctctccctctctctccaGGTACGATTCAACACCTCCTCTTTCTCTCCCTCTCCCATTCCCATTCAATTATCATCATTCTCGTTAATCCTCATTTCATTC from Trifolium pratense cultivar HEN17-A07 linkage group LG1, ARS_RC_1.1, whole genome shotgun sequence includes these protein-coding regions:
- the LOC123892375 gene encoding uncharacterized protein LOC123892375 → MAVLHGLQICWENEFRRIICFSDSLRAVNLIREGVSAHHRFANEIFSIRQLVDKDWDVVVEHTLREDNACADVLAKMSALSNLPLVKITSPPNELSMPLLADAQDVVFIRE